One Amaranthus tricolor cultivar Red isolate AtriRed21 chromosome 1, ASM2621246v1, whole genome shotgun sequence DNA window includes the following coding sequences:
- the LOC130807630 gene encoding uncharacterized protein LOC130807630, which produces MVATWSDSEGSTKSESEDSQAHLCFMVNDDKDDDLEQNHKIHHYVEGCEDLIKKNESLNAETLTFEETAKVLKEQNINQMKRLIDIQNKNDDLESELKTLRHESEKILQAFTKLNDSESKFTKMLTRQKGSNDKRGIGYNNATQNYKSKTTFIKSAYKHRRLLTCSFCCKEGHLKFACPYRPQNFNCLKAITDDPKLWHRRLGHINTQPMHELVSKDLAKGLPALDYKQCPTCDACIRGKNVRCRLS; this is translated from the exons ATGGTTGCAacatggagtgattccgaaggatcaacCAAATCTGAAAGTGAAGATAGTCAAGCTCACTTATGTTTTATGGTTAATGATGACAAAGATGATGATCTAGAACAAAATCATAA AATTCATCACTATGTCgaaggttgtgaagaccttataaagaaaaatgaatcgctTAACGCTGAAACATTAACATTTGAAGAGACTGCCAAAGTCTTAAAAGAACAGAATATCAACCAAATGAAAAGGCTGATTGATATTCAGAATAAAAATGATGATCTTGAATCCGAGCTAAAGACTTTGagacatgagtctgagaaaattTTACAAGCCTTCACAAAGCTAAATGACTCCGAatctaaatttacaaaaatgcttacacgtcAAAAAGGATCaaatgataaacgtggtattggttataataatgcTACACaaaactataagagtaaaaccacattcaTTAAGAGTGCATACAAACATAGACGCTTACTTACTTGCTcgttttgttgcaaagaaggacatcttAAGTTTGCATGTCCCTACAGAC ctcaaaaTTTCAATTGTTTAAAGGCTATAACAGATGATCCAAagctatggcatagacgtcttggtcacataAATACGCAACCAATGCATGAAttagtaagtaaagatctagctaagggacttccagctcttgactacaaACAGTGTCCTacatgtgacgcatgcattagag GAAAAAATGTTCGTTGTCGGTTGTCGTGA